A single window of Nicotiana sylvestris chromosome 3, ASM39365v2, whole genome shotgun sequence DNA harbors:
- the LOC104212323 gene encoding serine carboxypeptidase-like 45 — protein MNLQTSKTMAMAIFLFLFCVSLGIVAALPHPDKIIQLPGQPQVGFQQFSGYVTVDDKKQKSLFYYFVEAETNPASKPLVLWLNGGPGCSSVGVGAFSENGPFRPRGQVLVRNEYSWNKEANMLYLESPIGVGFSYSNNTSSYETVNDEVTARDNLVFLLRWFQKFPQYRKSNLFLTGESYAGHYVPQLAKLMMVFNKKQQIFNLKGVALGNPVLEFATDFNSRAEYFWSHGLISDPTYRMFSSACNYSRYVSEYYRGSVSPICSRVMSLVSRETSKFVDKYGVTLDVCISSVLSQSKIISPQENVEKLDVCVEDEIINYLNRKDVRRALHAELVGVRRWAVCSNILDYQLLDIEIPTISIIGMLVKERIPVLIYSGDQDSVIPLIGSRATVHQLARRMQLNTTVPYRVWFAGQQVGGWTHVYDNILSFATIRGASHEAPFSQPERSLVLFRSFLEGRPLPEFF, from the exons ATGAATTTGCAGACTTCAAAAACAATGGCTATGgctatttttctctttcttttttgtgTTTCTTTAGGAATTGTGGCTGCATTGCCTCATCCAGACAAGATCATACAATTGCCAGGACAACCTCAAGTGGGGTTTCAACAATTTTCAGGATATGTTACTGTTGATGATAAGAAACAAAAATCTCTCTTTTACTACTTTGTTGAAGCAGAAACAAATCCAGCTTCAAAGCCTCTAGTTTTGTGGTTAAATGGAG GACCTGGATGTTCTTCAGTGGGGGTTGGTGCATTTTCTGAAAATGGACCATTTAGACCAAGGGGACAAGTTCTTGTTAGGAATGAATACAGCTGGAACAAAG AGGCAAACATGTTATATTTGGAGAGTCCAATTGGAGTTGGCTTCTCTTATTCAAATAATACTTCTTCCTATGAGACAGTAAATGATGAAGTAACAG CCAGGGACAATCTTGTATTCTTGCTACGTTGGTTCCAAAAATTCCCACAGTATAGAAAAAGCAATTTGTTTTTAACTGGTGAAAGTTATGCAG GACATTATGTACCTCAGCTTGCAAAGCTCATGATGGTATTTAACAAGAAGCAGCAGATTTTCAATCTAAAAGGAGTTGCA CTAGGTAACCCCGTTCTGGAATTTGCTACTGACTTCAATTCAAGGGCAGAGTACTTCTGGTCACATGGTCTAATATCAGATCCAACATACAGAATGTTTAGTTCTGCTTGCAATTATTCGCGATATGTCAGCGAGTACTACAGGGGCTCAGTATCGCCAATCTGTTCAAGAGTCATGAGCCTAGTAAGTAGGGAAACAAGTAAGTTCGTGGACAAGTACGGTGTTACTCTTGATGTTTGTATTTCATCGGTGCTCTCCCAATCCAAGATTATAAGTCCTCAA GAAAATGTCGAGAAGTTGGATGTATGCGTGGAAGATGAAATTATCAATTACTTGAACCGGAAAGATGTGAGAAGGGCCCTTCATGCTGAGCTTGTCGGAGTACGTAGATGGGCTGTTTGCAGCAA TATTCTGGACTATCAACTGCTTGACATAGAGATACCAACCATCTCCATTATAGGAATGCTtgtcaaggaaagaattccagtATTAATATACAG TGGGGATCAAGATTCTGTCATTCCACTAATTGGAAGTCGCGCCACTGTTCATCAACTAGCAAGGCGAATGCAGCTGAACACAACTGTCCCCTATAGAGTTTGGTTTGCAGGGCAGCAG GTTGGTGGATGGACACATGTATATGATAATATCCTCTCCTTTGCTACTATTAGAGGTGCTTCTCATGAAGCTCCATTCTCACAACCTGAGAGATCACTTGTGCTGTTCAGGTCATTTCTTGAAGGCAGGCCACTCCCTGAATTTTTCTGA